The following proteins are co-located in the Frigidibacter mobilis genome:
- a CDS encoding 2Fe-2S iron-sulfur cluster-binding protein: MQVTLTLNDTPHRLDLDPRTTLLDAIRSHAGLTGTKKGCDHGQCGACTVLVNGRRINACLSLAVMHDGDRVTTIEGLGSPDALSPLQAAFIETDGFQCGYCTPGQICSATAMLEELRAGWPSHVSETLDGPALPTEAEIAERMSGNLCRCSAYPNIIAAIRLVAARREDRSAAGPGDAT, encoded by the coding sequence ATGCAAGTGACCCTGACGCTCAACGATACCCCGCACCGCCTCGACCTCGATCCGCGCACCACGCTGCTGGATGCGATCCGCAGCCATGCCGGGCTGACCGGCACCAAGAAGGGCTGCGATCATGGCCAGTGCGGGGCCTGCACGGTGCTGGTCAACGGCCGCCGGATCAATGCCTGCCTGTCGCTGGCGGTGATGCATGATGGCGATCGGGTCACCACCATCGAGGGGCTCGGCTCGCCCGATGCGCTGTCGCCGCTGCAGGCCGCGTTCATCGAGACCGACGGGTTTCAATGCGGCTATTGCACCCCCGGGCAGATCTGCTCGGCGACCGCGATGCTGGAGGAGCTCCGCGCCGGCTGGCCCAGCCATGTGTCGGAAACGCTCGACGGCCCCGCCCTGCCGACCGAGGCGGAAATCGCCGAGCGGATGAGCGGGAACCTGTGCCGCTGTTCGGCCTATCCCAACATCATTGCCGCGATCCGGCTGGTCGCGGCAAGGCGCGAAGACAGATCGGCGGCAGGGCCGGGGGATGCGACATGA
- a CDS encoding DMT family transporter: protein MAMSFLSLAWLPVANAQALAYLAPVLVLPLAAVLLKERLGPATLVAVTLGFAGVLLMLWDALSLPSGGALIGIAAGLAYALTMAFVRVHTKTMTLTERSDTIAFYFAVVAAGAGLATLPFGWVPLDWGPALWLVLAGLIGGIGHVVANEAVARAPVSALAPFDFTGLVWALGFDLVLFSVVPGASGLAGVFAITVAALIVTFAGPSRAVRAG from the coding sequence ATGGCGATGTCCTTCCTGTCGCTGGCCTGGCTGCCGGTGGCGAACGCGCAGGCGCTTGCCTATCTGGCGCCGGTGCTGGTGCTGCCGCTTGCGGCGGTGCTGCTGAAGGAGCGGCTCGGACCGGCAACGCTGGTCGCGGTCACGCTTGGCTTTGCGGGCGTCCTGCTGATGCTGTGGGATGCGCTGAGCCTGCCCAGCGGCGGCGCCCTGATCGGCATTGCGGCGGGGCTGGCCTATGCGCTGACGATGGCCTTCGTCCGGGTCCACACCAAGACCATGACCCTGACGGAACGCTCGGACACGATTGCCTTCTACTTCGCCGTTGTCGCCGCCGGGGCCGGCCTCGCAACCCTGCCCTTCGGCTGGGTGCCGCTGGACTGGGGGCCCGCCCTCTGGCTGGTGCTGGCCGGCCTGATCGGCGGCATCGGCCATGTCGTCGCCAATGAGGCAGTGGCCCGCGCGCCGGTCAGCGCTCTGGCCCCGTTCGACTTCACCGGACTGGTCTGGGCGCTCGGCTTCGATCTGGTGCTGTTCAGCGTGGTGCCCGGGGCGTCTGGCCTTGCCGGGGTGTTTGCGATCACCGTCGCCGCGCTGATCGTGACCTTTGCCGGACCCTCTCGCGCCGTCCGCGCCGGATAG
- a CDS encoding urea amidolyase family protein has product MRLLPAGDRALLVELADLPAVLALLGRLRQSPLPGAVELVPGARTLLLRWQAGQARRADLARALQALELEPGGAAPASGREIEIPVRYDGADLAAIAALTGLPVAEVIRRHTATPQVVAFTGFAPGFAYLTGGDPALQVPRRQSPRPRIPAGAVALAGPFSGVYPRASPGGWQLLGTTPLAMWDLGRDQPALLQPGDRVRFREMAAAEPWPAVHPVPPPPQPSPALRVLAAPLPLLFQDGGRPGLAGQGVSASGAVDRGALAAANRALGNPAGAPCLEITLGGVELLAEAPAVLALAGAPAALRLIRADGAVTGPAFGTRFMVEPGDRLWIAPPRAGLRLYLAAQGGFAVPPVLGSAATDTLSGIGPAPVLRGDGVAIGAVRGGPSGAPPGFAPPAPGEAVTLDILPGPRSDWFTPEALARLTAQDWEVTPQSSRVGIRLAGAQPLTRRIPDELPSEGMMPGALQVPHGGQPVLFLADHPLTGGYPVIAVLADHHLDFAGQLPPGARVRFRLLQPFTPAPAPLA; this is encoded by the coding sequence ATGCGCCTGCTGCCCGCCGGGGACCGCGCGCTGCTGGTGGAACTGGCCGACCTGCCCGCCGTGCTGGCGCTGCTGGGCCGCTTGCGCCAAAGCCCCTTGCCCGGCGCGGTGGAACTGGTGCCGGGCGCGCGCACCCTGCTGCTGCGCTGGCAGGCCGGGCAGGCGCGGCGCGCCGATCTGGCCCGGGCGCTGCAGGCGCTGGAGCTGGAGCCGGGCGGGGCCGCCCCCGCCTCGGGCCGCGAGATCGAGATCCCGGTACGTTATGACGGCGCCGATCTGGCCGCGATCGCGGCGCTGACCGGCCTGCCGGTTGCCGAGGTGATCCGCCGCCACACCGCCACCCCGCAGGTGGTGGCCTTCACCGGCTTCGCCCCCGGTTTCGCCTATCTCACCGGCGGCGATCCCGCGCTGCAGGTGCCCCGCCGCCAGTCGCCCCGCCCCCGCATCCCCGCCGGTGCGGTGGCCCTCGCCGGCCCGTTCAGCGGTGTCTATCCCCGCGCCAGCCCCGGCGGCTGGCAGCTGCTCGGCACCACGCCGCTGGCGATGTGGGACCTCGGCCGCGACCAGCCCGCCCTGCTGCAACCCGGCGACCGGGTGCGCTTCCGCGAGATGGCGGCGGCGGAGCCTTGGCCCGCGGTGCACCCTGTGCCGCCGCCGCCGCAGCCCTCGCCCGCGCTGCGGGTGCTGGCCGCGCCGTTGCCGCTGCTGTTCCAGGATGGCGGCCGACCCGGGCTGGCAGGGCAGGGGGTTTCCGCCTCGGGCGCCGTCGACCGCGGCGCGCTGGCGGCGGCGAACCGCGCGCTGGGCAACCCCGCCGGGGCGCCCTGCCTCGAGATCACGCTGGGCGGGGTGGAGCTGCTGGCCGAGGCGCCGGCCGTTCTGGCCCTCGCTGGCGCCCCCGCCGCTTTGCGCCTGATCCGGGCCGATGGGGCGGTGACTGGCCCCGCCTTCGGCACGCGTTTCATGGTCGAGCCGGGCGACCGGCTGTGGATCGCGCCGCCCCGCGCGGGGCTGCGGCTCTACCTCGCGGCACAGGGCGGCTTTGCCGTGCCGCCGGTTCTGGGCAGCGCCGCCACAGACACGCTGTCGGGCATCGGTCCCGCGCCGGTGCTGCGCGGCGACGGGGTTGCCATCGGGGCGGTCCGGGGCGGGCCATCCGGCGCCCCGCCCGGCTTTGCGCCTCCCGCGCCGGGAGAGGCCGTCACGCTCGACATCCTGCCCGGCCCGCGCAGCGACTGGTTCACACCCGAGGCGCTGGCCCGGCTGACGGCGCAGGACTGGGAGGTCACACCCCAGTCCAGCCGTGTCGGCATCCGCCTTGCAGGGGCGCAGCCGCTGACCCGCCGCATCCCGGACGAGCTGCCAAGCGAGGGCATGATGCCGGGCGCGCTGCAGGTGCCGCATGGCGGCCAGCCGGTGCTGTTCCTCGCCGATCACCCGCTGACCGGCGGCTACCCGGTGATCGCGGTTCTGGCCGATCACCACCTCGACTTCGCCGGCCAGCTGCCCCCGGGGGCAAGGGTGCGCTTCCGGCTGCTGCAGCCGTTCACCCCAGCCCCGGCCCCCCTTGCTTGA
- a CDS encoding tyrosine-type recombinase/integrase: protein MRWRIREKGFTAELGTDWGSEDFRRRYAAAVNREKPGASAARTIPGSFNDLAVRFYALHLPTVSASTAADYRAIIEPLRLKHGDKRVAHMRARHVLEIKAELAQTPQKANKTLKRLSQMMDLAVTLEWRTDNPVRGLKRFPTDPSGFHAWDEGEIAQFYEVHHMGSVAHLCMTLMLYTGAAKCDAVMLGKGNLRDGRLVYRRRKTKKNPEGFEVSIKLHPYLAETLAHVRAGAFTFLETENGRGRSVKGLGTSMRKWCDKAGLPLCSSHGLRKAICRRIAEVEGDVYKVMAVSGHKSLKDAQRYVEQFHRETKADAAIASLPSGAKSERNLTNHPARFVKSSGKPMKGRDK from the coding sequence ATGCGGTGGCGCATCCGTGAAAAGGGCTTCACAGCAGAGCTGGGGACCGATTGGGGCTCCGAGGACTTCCGCCGCCGCTATGCCGCCGCGGTCAACCGGGAAAAGCCGGGGGCCAGTGCAGCGCGCACCATCCCGGGCAGCTTCAATGACCTTGCCGTGCGGTTCTACGCCCTGCACCTGCCCACAGTCAGCGCCAGCACGGCCGCAGATTATCGTGCGATCATCGAGCCTCTGCGCCTGAAGCACGGGGACAAGCGGGTCGCCCACATGCGGGCCAGGCACGTGCTGGAGATCAAGGCCGAACTGGCCCAAACGCCGCAGAAGGCAAACAAGACGCTGAAGCGGCTGTCGCAGATGATGGACCTGGCGGTGACGCTGGAGTGGCGCACCGACAATCCGGTGCGCGGGCTGAAGCGGTTTCCGACCGACCCGTCTGGCTTTCACGCTTGGGATGAAGGCGAGATCGCGCAATTCTACGAGGTGCATCACATGGGTTCGGTGGCCCATCTGTGCATGACGCTCATGCTCTACACCGGCGCGGCGAAGTGCGATGCGGTGATGTTGGGCAAGGGCAACCTGCGCGATGGCCGGCTTGTCTACCGCCGGCGTAAGACCAAGAAGAACCCCGAAGGTTTCGAGGTGAGCATCAAGCTTCACCCGTATCTCGCTGAAACGCTGGCGCATGTGCGGGCCGGCGCCTTCACGTTCCTGGAGACCGAAAACGGGCGCGGGCGCTCTGTGAAGGGTCTCGGAACGTCGATGCGGAAGTGGTGCGACAAGGCCGGCCTTCCGCTCTGTTCCTCGCACGGGCTGCGCAAGGCGATTTGTCGCCGGATCGCCGAAGTCGAGGGCGACGTTTACAAGGTGATGGCCGTCAGCGGGCACAAAAGCCTGAAGGACGCGCAGCGCTACGTCGAGCAATTCCACCGCGAGACCAAGGCCGATGCCGCCATTGCCAGCCTGCCGAGCGGGGCGAAAAGCGAACGAAACTTGACGAACCATCCGGCCCGGTTCGTCAAGTCCTCTGGTAAACCCATGAAAGGACGCGACAAATGA
- the purM gene encoding phosphoribosylformylglycinamidine cyclo-ligase produces MSGGKNGLTYAAAGVDIDAGNALVERIKPAAKRTDRPGTMSGLGGFGALFDLKAAGYSDPILVAATDGVGTKLRIAIDTGNVETIGIDLVAMCVNDLVCQGAEPLLFLDYFATGKLDVDQATRIIEGIAQGCADSGCALVGGETAEMPGMYHKGDFDLAGFAVGAMERGAALPAGVVAGDVLLGLGSNGVHSNGYSLVRKVVELAGLGWDAPAPFAKGALGQALLAPTRLYVRQALAAIRAGGVHGLAHITGGGLTENLPRVLPEGLGAEIDLAAWQLPPVFRWLAETAGMEQAELLKTFNCGIGMILVVAADRAEALAALLVEQGETVTALGQVTPGQGVGYRNRLL; encoded by the coding sequence ATGAGTGGCGGCAAGAACGGGCTGACCTATGCAGCGGCGGGCGTGGATATCGACGCGGGCAATGCGCTGGTGGAACGGATCAAGCCGGCGGCCAAGCGCACCGACCGGCCCGGCACGATGTCGGGTCTTGGCGGCTTTGGCGCGCTGTTTGACCTGAAGGCCGCGGGCTACAGTGACCCGATCCTGGTGGCGGCGACCGACGGGGTCGGCACCAAGCTGCGCATCGCCATCGACACCGGCAATGTCGAGACCATCGGCATCGACCTCGTGGCGATGTGCGTGAACGATCTGGTCTGCCAGGGGGCGGAGCCGCTGCTGTTCCTCGACTACTTCGCCACCGGCAAGCTGGACGTGGATCAGGCCACGCGCATCATCGAGGGCATCGCGCAGGGCTGCGCCGACAGCGGCTGCGCCCTGGTCGGCGGCGAGACGGCCGAGATGCCGGGCATGTATCACAAGGGCGATTTCGACCTTGCCGGCTTTGCGGTGGGCGCGATGGAGCGCGGCGCGGCCCTGCCGGCGGGCGTGGTGGCGGGCGATGTGCTGCTGGGGCTCGGTTCCAACGGCGTGCATTCCAACGGTTACTCCCTTGTGCGCAAGGTGGTGGAACTGGCGGGGCTGGGCTGGGACGCGCCGGCGCCCTTTGCCAAGGGCGCGCTGGGGCAGGCGCTGCTGGCCCCGACGCGGCTCTACGTGCGGCAGGCCCTGGCGGCGATCCGCGCGGGCGGCGTGCATGGGCTGGCCCATATCACCGGCGGCGGGCTGACCGAGAACCTGCCGCGGGTGCTGCCCGAGGGGCTGGGGGCCGAGATCGACCTGGCCGCCTGGCAATTGCCGCCGGTGTTCCGCTGGCTGGCGGAAACCGCGGGGATGGAACAGGCCGAACTGCTCAAGACCTTCAACTGCGGCATCGGCATGATCCTTGTCGTCGCGGCAGACCGTGCCGAGGCATTGGCGGCACTGCTGGTGGAACAGGGCGAGACCGTCACCGCTCTGGGCCAGGTCACGCCGGGGCAGGGCGTCGGCTACCGGAACCGCCTGCTGTGA
- the rnd gene encoding ribonuclease D, with protein sequence MQTILTTEDLARFCEAAKAEPYVTIDTEFLRERTYWSKLCLIQMALPGKNGDAVLVDPIAGGEGLSLEPLYDLFRHEATVKVFHAARQDLEIFFVEGKVFPKPLFDTQVAAMVCGFGEQVGYETLVRKIARENLDKTSRFTDWSRRPLSEAQKVYALADVTHLRVIYEFLSKELKRTGRQPWVEEELAILLAPETYITLPDEAWERVKTRTTSARFLGIVRELAKFREVFAQARNIPRSRVYKDDALLELASTKPANYEDLGRSRLLLREARRGEIADGILAAVKAGLEARPEDLPRPPDDRDQLQVNSALADLLRVLLKAKSEEAGVAAKLIASSSELDVIASGGREVDALKGWRREVFGADALRLCKGEIALSAKGGAVRVVPV encoded by the coding sequence ATGCAGACCATCCTCACCACCGAAGACCTTGCCCGTTTCTGCGAAGCCGCCAAGGCCGAACCCTATGTCACCATCGACACCGAATTCCTGCGCGAGCGCACCTACTGGTCCAAGCTCTGCCTGATCCAGATGGCGCTGCCCGGCAAGAATGGCGATGCGGTGCTGGTCGATCCGATCGCGGGCGGCGAGGGGCTGTCGCTGGAACCTCTCTATGACCTGTTCCGGCACGAGGCGACGGTGAAGGTGTTCCACGCCGCGCGGCAGGATCTGGAGATCTTCTTCGTCGAGGGCAAGGTGTTCCCCAAGCCGCTGTTCGATACGCAGGTCGCGGCGATGGTCTGCGGCTTTGGCGAGCAGGTCGGATATGAAACGCTGGTGCGCAAGATCGCGCGCGAGAATCTCGACAAGACCAGCCGCTTCACCGACTGGTCGCGGCGGCCGCTGTCCGAGGCGCAGAAGGTTTATGCGCTGGCGGACGTGACCCATCTGCGGGTGATCTATGAATTCCTGTCCAAGGAGCTGAAGCGCACTGGCCGCCAGCCCTGGGTCGAGGAAGAGCTGGCAATCCTGCTGGCCCCCGAAACCTATATCACCCTGCCCGACGAGGCCTGGGAGCGGGTGAAGACCCGCACCACCTCGGCCCGATTCCTGGGCATCGTGCGAGAGCTGGCGAAGTTCCGCGAAGTGTTTGCGCAGGCCCGCAACATTCCGCGCAGCCGTGTCTACAAGGACGATGCGCTGCTGGAACTCGCCTCGACCAAACCGGCGAATTACGAGGATCTCGGCCGCTCGCGCCTGCTGCTGCGCGAGGCGCGGCGTGGAGAGATCGCCGACGGCATCCTTGCCGCGGTGAAGGCCGGGTTGGAGGCCAGGCCCGAAGACCTGCCCCGGCCGCCCGACGACCGCGACCAGCTGCAGGTGAACTCGGCACTGGCCGATCTGCTGCGCGTGCTGCTGAAGGCGAAATCCGAAGAGGCGGGGGTGGCGGCCAAGCTGATCGCCTCTTCGTCCGAGCTGGACGTGATCGCCTCGGGCGGGCGCGAGGTCGATGCTCTGAAGGGCTGGCGCCGCGAAGTGTTCGGCGCCGATGCGCTGCGGCTGTGCAAGGGCGAGATCGCGCTGTCGGCCAAGGGCGGCGCGGTGCGGGTGGTGCCGGTCTAG
- a CDS encoding DUF4153 domain-containing protein: MRDSTTTEPATSFTPERLRLAGFGALAGLCGWLLTDVLAEDLGGTRLHLLLTVLAGVFFADALAMAGQMRARAAVAGAALVALPVAGLALWASTRFDTVEEMLRSPHQILAGLLLAALPVPFLIARGTGIGTGWRDYPALFLAAWNIVVRYAAAWLFTGVVWAVVFLSDTLLSLVGITIIDWLIDEVALVPWVLTGAALGLGLAVVAELAELVSPYLVLRLLRLLLPPLLAVMVVFVAALPFRGLSGLFGSYSAAATLMAIAMGGVSLISIVVDQSQAEAARSPLMRAAARGTALLLPVLAGLALWAVLLRVGQYGLTPERVAGGVAGLVVLGYALLYALSVLAGRAAWMDRIRQANIAMALAVMAAAALWLTPLLNAEALSARDQLARFQDGRLSVVQLPLREMRWDWGRPGAAALAELGAITGHPDQAALDARLADALSSTERYASYTEPAGAPTMDALRASLTVLPAGREAPDWVLGGLRQWETDSWLDSCARSDEAGRPGCVLVIGDFLTTAPGEEALLFLHGGGDSVIRQGFISSRGTDFRASAIFVAPSAEDPGARALFAALHSGEFSIGPTSVSALHVGAAEVLLMPWP; the protein is encoded by the coding sequence ATGAGAGACAGCACCACCACCGAGCCGGCCACCAGCTTCACGCCCGAGCGGCTGCGGCTTGCGGGGTTCGGCGCGCTCGCGGGCCTGTGCGGATGGCTGCTGACCGATGTGCTGGCCGAGGATCTGGGCGGCACAAGGCTGCACCTGCTGCTGACCGTCCTGGCGGGGGTGTTCTTCGCGGATGCGCTGGCAATGGCCGGGCAGATGCGTGCCCGCGCTGCGGTGGCGGGGGCCGCGCTGGTCGCGCTGCCGGTGGCGGGGCTGGCGCTCTGGGCGAGCACGCGCTTTGACACGGTCGAGGAGATGCTGCGCAGCCCGCACCAGATCCTTGCCGGCCTGCTGCTGGCGGCGCTGCCGGTGCCGTTCCTGATCGCGCGCGGCACCGGCATCGGCACCGGCTGGCGCGACTATCCGGCGCTGTTCCTGGCCGCCTGGAACATCGTCGTGCGCTATGCCGCGGCCTGGCTGTTCACCGGCGTGGTCTGGGCGGTGGTGTTCCTGTCCGACACCCTGCTGTCTCTGGTCGGGATCACGATCATCGACTGGCTGATCGACGAGGTGGCGCTGGTGCCCTGGGTGCTGACCGGTGCCGCGCTGGGCCTGGGCCTTGCCGTGGTGGCGGAACTGGCCGAACTGGTCTCTCCCTATCTCGTGCTGCGGCTGCTGCGCCTGCTGCTGCCGCCGTTGCTGGCGGTGATGGTGGTATTCGTGGCGGCTCTGCCGTTCAGGGGACTGTCGGGCCTGTTCGGCAGCTATTCGGCCGCCGCGACGCTGATGGCGATTGCGATGGGCGGTGTCTCGCTGATCTCCATCGTCGTCGACCAGAGCCAGGCCGAGGCGGCGCGCAGCCCGCTGATGCGCGCCGCGGCGCGGGGAACCGCCCTGCTGCTGCCGGTGCTGGCGGGGCTCGCGCTCTGGGCGGTGCTGCTGCGGGTGGGCCAATACGGGCTGACGCCGGAACGGGTGGCGGGCGGTGTCGCGGGGCTGGTGGTGCTGGGCTATGCGCTGCTCTACGCGCTGTCGGTGCTGGCCGGGCGCGCAGCCTGGATGGACCGGATCCGCCAGGCCAATATTGCGATGGCGCTGGCGGTGATGGCGGCGGCGGCGCTGTGGTTGACCCCGTTGCTGAACGCCGAGGCGCTGTCGGCCCGCGATCAGCTGGCGCGGTTCCAGGACGGGCGCCTGAGCGTCGTGCAACTGCCGCTGCGCGAGATGCGCTGGGACTGGGGCCGGCCCGGCGCCGCGGCGCTGGCCGAGTTGGGCGCCATAACCGGCCACCCCGATCAGGCGGCGCTGGACGCGCGACTGGCGGATGCTCTCTCCTCCACAGAGCGCTATGCCTCCTATACAGAGCCGGCAGGCGCCCCGACGATGGACGCACTGCGCGCCAGCCTGACCGTGCTGCCCGCGGGGCGCGAGGCGCCGGACTGGGTGCTGGGTGGACTGCGGCAATGGGAAACCGACAGCTGGCTGGACTCCTGCGCGCGCAGCGATGAGGCCGGGCGGCCCGGCTGCGTGCTGGTGATCGGCGATTTCTTGACCACCGCCCCCGGCGAGGAGGCATTGCTGTTCCTGCACGGCGGTGGCGACAGCGTGATCCGACAGGGCTTCATCTCGTCCCGCGGCACCGATTTCCGCGCCTCGGCGATCTTCGTGGCGCCCTCGGCCGAGGACCCGGGGGCAAGGGCGCTGTTCGCCGCGCTGCACTCGGGCGAATTCAGCATCGGCCCCACCTCGGTCTCAGCACTGCATGTCGGTGCGGCCGAGGTGTTGCTGATGCCCTGGCCCTGA